In a genomic window of Bradyrhizobium ontarionense:
- a CDS encoding YeeE/YedE family protein, with product MLSPSVLTFACGLLAGAVLGVAGRAGRFCTLAMLEDAFFGADTRRLKSFALAAAVALVATQSLATFGLVDLSRSIYLTSSIPLGGAILGGFLFGIGMALVGTCGFGTLVRIGGGDLRAIVVFLVLGVSALAAMRGLTGFLRVALIEPLSLRLPETMTQGMDVLLSAALGSYARPMVVSIAAVALSAGALADGRLVRSPRLLLSGLAVGLAVAFGWFATGWLGNDDFDPARVASLTFVAPLGNTVLYIATLSGSHADFAIGSVAGVILGSFVAAMFSHVFRWEACDDARELKRHMVGALLMGTGGVMSMGCTIGQGLSAFSALAVSAPITMLAITCGARLGLEYTMTGEWRPAVRNLLRMPS from the coding sequence ATGCTCAGTCCGTCTGTCTTGACGTTCGCGTGTGGCCTGCTCGCAGGCGCCGTCCTCGGCGTCGCTGGACGAGCCGGGCGCTTCTGCACGCTCGCGATGCTGGAAGACGCCTTCTTCGGCGCGGACACGCGACGGCTCAAATCATTCGCTCTGGCAGCGGCGGTGGCGCTGGTCGCGACGCAGTCGCTCGCCACGTTCGGCCTCGTCGATCTCTCACGCTCCATCTATCTGACCTCATCCATTCCGCTCGGCGGCGCCATCCTGGGTGGCTTCCTGTTCGGAATCGGAATGGCCCTGGTCGGCACCTGCGGCTTCGGAACCTTGGTCCGCATCGGCGGTGGCGATCTGCGCGCCATCGTCGTCTTCCTGGTGCTCGGCGTCTCGGCCCTGGCCGCGATGCGCGGGCTCACCGGCTTCCTGCGCGTTGCACTGATCGAGCCACTGTCGCTGCGTCTGCCCGAGACGATGACCCAGGGCATGGACGTCCTGCTGTCGGCGGCGCTTGGATCGTATGCGCGGCCGATGGTCGTCTCCATCGCAGCCGTCGCGCTGTCCGCCGGGGCGCTGGCCGACGGGCGCCTCGTGAGATCGCCGCGGCTGCTGCTCTCGGGCCTCGCTGTCGGCCTTGCCGTGGCGTTCGGCTGGTTCGCGACCGGCTGGCTCGGCAATGACGATTTCGATCCGGCGCGCGTGGCATCGCTGACCTTCGTCGCCCCGCTCGGCAACACCGTGCTCTACATCGCCACGCTCTCAGGCAGCCATGCCGACTTCGCGATCGGCTCGGTGGCGGGCGTGATCCTGGGCTCGTTCGTCGCGGCGATGTTCTCGCATGTGTTTCGCTGGGAAGCCTGCGACGACGCGCGCGAGCTGAAACGTCACATGGTCGGCGCCCTGCTGATGGGCACCGGCGGCGTCATGTCTATGGGCTGCACGATCGGCCAGGGCCTCTCGGCATTCTCTGCGCTCGCCGTGTCCGCTCCGATCACAATGCTGGCGATCACATGCGGTGCACGGCTCGGCCTCGAATATACCATGACCGGCGAGTGGCGGCCGGCCGTGCGCAACCTGCTGCGCATGCCGTCGTGA
- a CDS encoding ArsR/SmtB family transcription factor, translating to MPLPKLKDIETSAELEQMIEKAREASEMLKALSHESRLLLLCILAEGEKSVTELEQFLGERQSTVSQQLARLRLDRLVTTRRDGKTIYYSLASDDVRKILTAIYDVFCEPVRKRRR from the coding sequence ATGCCATTGCCGAAGCTCAAGGACATCGAAACGTCTGCCGAACTCGAGCAGATGATCGAAAAAGCGCGCGAAGCCAGCGAGATGCTGAAGGCGCTGTCCCACGAGTCCAGGCTGCTGCTGCTCTGCATCCTCGCCGAAGGCGAAAAATCCGTCACCGAGCTCGAGCAGTTCCTCGGCGAGCGCCAGTCCACGGTCTCGCAACAACTCGCCCGTTTGCGGCTCGACCGGCTGGTGACGACCCGGCGCGACGGCAAGACCATCTATTACAGCCTTGCGAGCGACGACGTTCGCAAGATCCTGACGGCGATCTATGACGTCTTCTGCGAGCCGGTCCGCAAGCGCCGGCGCTAG
- a CDS encoding thioredoxin: MSRRIAKFAWAAVTGLCLSLPAAASELVMFERAGCGWCARFNAEIAPIYAKTDEGRDAPLRRVDLGKPLPADLAGIDPGAFTPTFVIVDQGREIGRIRGYPGEAFFFGLLGRIMNATNRPQART, translated from the coding sequence ATGTCGCGCAGAATCGCAAAATTCGCATGGGCGGCGGTGACCGGCCTGTGTCTCTCGTTGCCGGCCGCCGCCTCCGAGCTCGTGATGTTCGAACGTGCCGGCTGCGGCTGGTGCGCCCGGTTCAATGCCGAGATCGCGCCGATCTATGCCAAGACGGACGAAGGGCGCGACGCTCCCCTGCGGCGGGTCGATCTTGGCAAGCCCCTGCCAGCCGACCTTGCCGGGATCGACCCGGGCGCATTCACCCCGACCTTCGTGATCGTGGACCAGGGGCGCGAAATCGGACGTATCCGCGGCTATCCCGGCGAGGCGTTCTTCTTTGGGCTGCTCGGCCGTATAATGAATGCTACAAACAGGCCGCAGGCCCGTACCTGA
- a CDS encoding cytochrome c biogenesis CcdA family protein: protein MDLDVTLGAALAAGLLSFLSPCILPLVPPFLCYMAGVSAADTITEAGIVQRRRTILTALCFVAGFSLVFVGLGATASVFGRFIAGHLSQLGMVAGLVIITMGLHFLGVLRIPLLYRSATIDLGSKPAGLLGAFMMGLAFAFGWTPCAGPVLAAVLMMAGAEATVGKGALLLAAYSVGTGIPFLIAAAFTGQFMTMLKGIKPHLPLVEKTMGGFLVLTGAAFLSGIIPWMSEWIFERFPSLATIG, encoded by the coding sequence ATGGATCTCGACGTCACGCTGGGCGCTGCGTTGGCCGCGGGCCTGCTGTCTTTCCTGTCGCCGTGCATTCTGCCACTGGTCCCGCCGTTCCTGTGCTACATGGCCGGCGTCTCGGCTGCCGACACGATCACCGAAGCCGGCATCGTGCAGCGGCGGCGGACGATCCTGACCGCGCTTTGTTTTGTCGCCGGCTTTTCGCTCGTCTTCGTCGGTCTCGGCGCCACCGCTTCGGTGTTCGGACGGTTCATCGCCGGTCATCTCAGCCAGCTCGGCATGGTTGCCGGCCTCGTCATCATCACGATGGGGCTGCATTTCCTCGGCGTGTTGCGGATACCGCTGCTGTACCGGAGCGCGACGATTGACCTCGGCAGCAAGCCGGCCGGCCTGCTCGGCGCGTTCATGATGGGGCTGGCCTTCGCCTTCGGTTGGACGCCGTGCGCGGGGCCGGTTCTTGCCGCCGTCCTGATGATGGCCGGCGCGGAGGCGACGGTCGGAAAGGGCGCTCTGCTACTCGCCGCCTACTCCGTCGGAACGGGCATCCCGTTCTTGATCGCCGCTGCCTTCACCGGGCAGTTCATGACCATGCTCAAGGGGATCAAGCCTCATCTGCCGCTGGTTGAGAAGACCATGGGCGGCTTTCTGGTCCTGACCGGTGCGGCCTTCCTCTCAGGGATCATTCCGTGGATGTCGGAATGGATCTTCGAGCGCTTTCCGTCGCTCGCCACCATCGGCTGA
- a CDS encoding SoxW family protein, whose amino-acid sequence MMTRRDLVALLPAAAALGAMQRRARAEAVLGDDGLYHQPWFLNSFLDLREDLESAASEGKRLAIMWELRGCPYCRETHLVNFADPGITDYIRTNFEVLQLNLLGARKVIDFDRKELTEKELAERYAIRFTPTFQFFPPSADGVDSKEPLAREVARAPGYLKPPHFLAMFRFVRDRAYERGTFRDYLASSKG is encoded by the coding sequence ATGATGACGCGACGCGATCTGGTTGCGCTGCTGCCTGCCGCGGCCGCCCTCGGCGCGATGCAGAGGCGTGCGCGGGCGGAGGCCGTGCTCGGTGACGACGGGCTCTACCATCAGCCGTGGTTTCTCAACAGCTTCCTGGACCTGCGCGAGGATCTCGAGAGCGCAGCGTCGGAAGGCAAGCGGCTCGCGATCATGTGGGAGTTGCGCGGCTGTCCGTATTGCCGCGAGACCCACCTTGTTAACTTCGCCGACCCTGGAATCACGGACTACATCCGCACCAATTTCGAAGTTCTGCAGCTCAATCTGCTCGGCGCGCGCAAGGTGATCGACTTCGATCGCAAGGAGCTCACCGAGAAGGAACTCGCCGAGCGCTACGCGATCCGGTTCACGCCGACGTTCCAGTTCTTTCCTCCATCCGCAGACGGTGTCGATTCAAAAGAGCCGCTCGCACGCGAGGTCGCGCGCGCGCCGGGCTATCTCAAGCCGCCGCATTTCCTCGCGATGTTCCGCTTCGTGCGCGACAGGGCCTATGAGCGCGGTACCTTCCGCGACTATCTCGCGTCTTCGAAGGGGTGA
- the soxX gene encoding sulfur oxidation c-type cytochrome SoxX has translation MRRLIPAALFCALLSATARGDEPIRLDVVDDAMPKSLTGAPGNADAGKKVFLTRTLGNCLACHQVSALKSEEFHGEFGPSLDGVAGRYNTAQLRLIVADPKRIFTDTVMPAFYKNDGLGRVRPEFVGKPVLTAAQVEDVVAFLETLK, from the coding sequence ATGCGCCGTTTGATTCCGGCCGCCTTGTTTTGCGCGTTGCTGTCGGCAACGGCGCGAGGCGACGAGCCGATCAGGCTCGACGTCGTCGACGACGCCATGCCGAAATCCCTGACGGGCGCGCCTGGCAATGCCGATGCTGGCAAGAAGGTGTTCCTGACGCGAACGCTCGGCAACTGCCTCGCCTGCCACCAGGTCTCCGCGCTGAAGTCCGAGGAGTTTCACGGCGAGTTCGGACCGTCGCTCGACGGCGTCGCCGGCCGCTACAATACGGCGCAGCTGCGCCTGATCGTCGCCGACCCCAAGCGCATCTTCACCGACACGGTGATGCCCGCCTTCTACAAGAACGACGGACTCGGTCGCGTCAGGCCGGAGTTCGTCGGCAAACCGGTCCTCACCGCCGCGCAGGTCGAGGACGTCGTCGCCTTTCTCGAAACATTGAAATAA
- the soxY gene encoding thiosulfate oxidation carrier protein SoxY yields MGAINRRQAFLLGGGFVALTVMPMAANAEPSNDAAELIKKFTDGKEAAKGKITLDLPEIAENGNTVPLALTVESPMTSDNYVKEVLFVADGNPNAGVATLMFTPMSGKAEASIRIRLAQTQNVIAIAKMSDGSLFTERKTVKVTIGGCGG; encoded by the coding sequence ATGGGCGCAATCAACAGACGACAGGCATTCCTTCTCGGCGGCGGCTTCGTCGCCCTGACGGTGATGCCGATGGCCGCCAACGCCGAGCCGAGCAACGACGCGGCCGAGTTGATCAAGAAGTTCACCGACGGCAAGGAAGCAGCCAAGGGCAAGATCACGCTCGATCTGCCTGAGATCGCCGAGAACGGCAACACCGTGCCGCTCGCGCTCACGGTCGAAAGTCCGATGACATCAGACAACTACGTCAAGGAAGTGCTGTTCGTGGCCGACGGCAACCCGAACGCCGGCGTTGCAACGCTGATGTTCACGCCGATGTCCGGCAAGGCCGAGGCATCGATCCGCATCCGTCTGGCGCAGACGCAGAACGTGATCGCGATTGCCAAGATGAGCGACGGTTCGCTCTTCACCGAGCGCAAGACCGTCAAGGTTACCATCGGCGGCTGCGGCGGCTGA
- the soxZ gene encoding thiosulfate oxidation carrier complex protein SoxZ, producing MADKPRIKLPKEAKKGEIIQIKTLVSHLMESGQRKDAQGKPIPRKIVNKFACEFNGKPVFSCALEPAISANPYIQFDARIDEEGTFKFAWTDDDGSVVAAEEKIALKG from the coding sequence ATGGCAGACAAGCCGCGCATCAAGCTTCCGAAGGAAGCCAAGAAGGGCGAGATCATCCAGATCAAGACGCTGGTCTCGCATCTGATGGAATCGGGCCAGCGCAAGGATGCGCAGGGCAAGCCGATCCCGCGCAAGATCGTCAACAAGTTCGCCTGCGAGTTCAACGGCAAGCCGGTGTTCTCCTGCGCGCTCGAGCCCGCGATCTCAGCCAATCCGTACATCCAGTTCGACGCCAGGATCGACGAGGAAGGCACGTTCAAGTTCGCCTGGACCGATGATGACGGCTCGGTGGTGGCGGCCGAAGAAAAGATCGCGTTGAAGGGCTGA
- the soxA gene encoding sulfur oxidation c-type cytochrome SoxA encodes MSIRYVSLAGLAMAALVLSAIAASGQEAERKGIPAPPGHVFQTIISGYQFRTKETRALQDDDLENPGFLAVERAADVWKAVDGSEGKSCMSCHGEAETTMKGVGAAMPKWSEKLNKPVNLEQQINICRTEHMKAQPWAFKSNELTDMTTFVRSQSRGMPVAVKTDGPMSPWFEKGKEIYYTRVGQLDLACASCHEKNNGKFMRADFLSQGQTNGFPTYRLRDQRLIPLHERFEGCMFDVRGVPYKPLSDEFLALEVYVAWRGIGLPVETPSVRN; translated from the coding sequence ATGTCCATTCGCTACGTTTCTCTCGCTGGTCTGGCGATGGCGGCGCTGGTCCTCTCGGCGATCGCAGCGTCCGGCCAGGAGGCGGAACGGAAGGGCATTCCGGCGCCTCCCGGTCACGTATTCCAGACCATCATCTCGGGCTATCAGTTCCGCACCAAGGAGACGCGCGCGCTCCAGGACGACGACCTGGAGAACCCCGGTTTCCTTGCGGTGGAGCGGGCGGCCGACGTCTGGAAGGCGGTCGACGGCAGCGAAGGCAAGTCGTGCATGAGCTGCCACGGCGAGGCCGAGACGACCATGAAGGGCGTCGGCGCAGCGATGCCCAAATGGAGCGAGAAGCTCAACAAGCCGGTCAATCTCGAGCAGCAGATCAACATCTGCCGAACCGAGCACATGAAGGCGCAGCCCTGGGCGTTCAAGTCCAACGAGCTGACCGACATGACGACCTTCGTCCGCTCGCAGTCGCGGGGCATGCCCGTGGCCGTGAAGACCGACGGCCCGATGTCGCCATGGTTCGAGAAGGGCAAGGAGATCTACTATACGCGGGTCGGCCAGCTCGATCTCGCCTGCGCCTCCTGTCACGAGAAGAACAACGGCAAGTTCATGCGCGCCGATTTTCTCAGCCAGGGCCAGACCAACGGCTTTCCGACCTACCGGCTGCGCGATCAGCGCCTGATCCCGCTGCACGAACGCTTCGAGGGCTGCATGTTCGACGTTCGCGGCGTGCCGTACAAGCCGCTGTCGGACGAGTTCCTCGCGCTCGAAGTCTACGTCGCATGGCGCGGCATCGGTCTGCCCGTCGAGACACCGTCGGTCCGCAACTGA
- the soxB gene encoding thiosulfohydrolase SoxB, translating into MISRREFVQVALAAAALTGGAGLAGTPHAFAQQKLTEKELLAFDPVGNVTLVHVTDIHGQLMPLYFREPSTNLGVGDAKGQPPHVTAKDFLTRFGIAPGSSSAYALTSEDFEALAKTYGRIGGLDRAATVIKAIRAERGDKVVLLDGGDTWQGSWSSLQTRGQDMIDCMSLLKPDAMTGHWEFTYGTERVKQAVDALGFPFLGLNIRDTEWNEPAFEASTMIERGGVKIAVLGQAFPYTPVANPRWMIPNWSFGVREEDVQIQVDKAREAGAGLVVLLSHNGFDVDRKLASRVKGLDVILTGHTHDALPEAIKVGKTLLIASGSSGKFVSRLDLDVKDGEVKAYRYKLIPLFSDVITPDAAMAAKIAEVRKPFAADLSRALGRTETLLYRRGNFNGTFDDLICQALLQERDAEIALSPGFRWGTSVMPGQDITFEDVTNATAITYPAVYRMGMTGTRLKEIIEDVADNLFNVDPYYQQGGDMVRIGGMSYAIDVNKPQGARISDMRLIKTGAAIDPGREYQVAGWASVNEGTQGPPIWEVVSSYLQRQKTVRLEPNRAVKVSGV; encoded by the coding sequence ATGATATCGCGTCGCGAATTCGTTCAGGTCGCGTTGGCGGCGGCTGCTCTGACGGGTGGCGCCGGCCTCGCCGGCACGCCCCACGCCTTTGCCCAGCAGAAGCTGACGGAGAAGGAGCTTCTGGCGTTCGATCCCGTCGGCAACGTCACCTTGGTGCACGTCACCGACATCCACGGCCAGCTGATGCCGCTGTATTTCCGCGAACCGTCGACCAATCTTGGTGTCGGCGACGCCAAGGGGCAGCCGCCACACGTCACGGCTAAGGATTTCCTCACCCGGTTCGGCATCGCGCCGGGATCGTCGTCCGCCTATGCGCTGACCTCGGAGGATTTCGAGGCGCTCGCCAAGACCTACGGGCGGATCGGCGGACTGGACCGCGCTGCCACGGTCATCAAAGCCATTCGCGCCGAGCGCGGCGACAAGGTCGTGCTGCTCGATGGCGGCGACACCTGGCAGGGATCATGGTCGTCGCTGCAGACCCGTGGCCAGGACATGATCGATTGCATGTCGCTGCTGAAGCCGGACGCGATGACCGGCCATTGGGAGTTCACCTACGGCACCGAGCGCGTCAAGCAGGCGGTCGATGCGCTCGGCTTTCCCTTCCTCGGCCTGAACATCCGCGACACCGAGTGGAACGAGCCGGCCTTCGAGGCCTCGACCATGATCGAGCGTGGCGGCGTCAAGATCGCCGTGCTCGGGCAGGCCTTTCCGTACACGCCGGTCGCCAATCCGCGCTGGATGATCCCGAACTGGTCGTTCGGCGTGCGCGAGGAAGATGTCCAGATCCAGGTCGACAAGGCGCGCGAGGCCGGCGCGGGTCTCGTCGTGCTGCTGTCCCACAACGGTTTCGACGTCGACCGCAAGCTGGCGAGCCGCGTCAAGGGACTCGATGTCATCCTGACCGGCCACACCCATGATGCGTTGCCTGAGGCCATCAAGGTCGGCAAGACGTTGCTGATTGCGTCGGGCTCCTCCGGCAAGTTCGTTTCGCGGCTCGATCTCGATGTCAAGGATGGCGAGGTCAAGGCCTATCGCTACAAGCTGATCCCGCTGTTCTCCGACGTGATCACGCCGGATGCGGCGATGGCGGCGAAGATCGCCGAGGTGCGCAAGCCGTTTGCCGCGGATCTTAGCCGCGCGCTGGGACGCACCGAGACGCTGCTGTATCGTCGCGGCAATTTCAACGGCACCTTCGACGATCTGATCTGTCAGGCGCTGCTGCAGGAGCGCGATGCGGAGATCGCGCTGTCGCCGGGCTTCCGTTGGGGCACCAGCGTGATGCCGGGCCAGGACATCACCTTCGAGGACGTCACCAACGCCACCGCGATCACCTATCCTGCGGTCTATCGCATGGGCATGACGGGCACGCGCCTGAAGGAGATCATCGAGGACGTCGCCGACAATCTGTTCAACGTCGATCCCTACTACCAGCAGGGCGGCGACATGGTTCGCATCGGCGGCATGTCCTATGCGATCGATGTCAACAAGCCGCAAGGCGCCCGCATCTCCGACATGCGCCTGATCAAGACCGGCGCCGCGATCGATCCGGGGCGCGAGTATCAGGTTGCTGGCTGGGCCAGCGTCAACGAGGGCACGCAGGGGCCGCCGATCTGGGAGGTCGTGTCGAGCTATCTGCAGCGCCAGAAAACCGTTCGTCTCGAGCCCAACCGGGCCGTCAAAGTCTCCGGAGTGTGA
- the soxC gene encoding sulfite dehydrogenase, whose translation MSKDKSLLSASRQSRRGFLTAAGGLAATALASSARAGAGNLANQPPNVPEWTRTLGEGVAVRPYGKPSKFEKDVIRRDVEWLTASRESSVSFTPLHELEGIITPNGLCFERHHGGVADVDPADHRLMIHGLVERPLTLSLDELKRYPRVNRIHFMECAANSGMEWRGAQLNGCQFTHGMIHCVQYTGVSLRTLLEEAGVKTNGKWLLVEGADSASMDRSLPIEKALDDCIIAYKMNGEALYPEQGYPMRLVVPGWQGNLWVKWLRRIKVGDQPWHTREETSKYTDLLPNGKARRFTWSMDAKSVITSPSPQAPIKHGKGFTIVSGLAWSGSGKVRRVDVSLDGGRNWWPARIDGPVLDKALTRFYYEFDWNGEPLLLQSRVQDETGYVQPSKAELRKVRGYNSIYHNNGIQTWHVQANGEVENVEVA comes from the coding sequence ATGTCGAAGGACAAATCTCTCTTGTCAGCATCACGCCAATCGCGGCGCGGCTTTCTGACTGCAGCCGGCGGCCTTGCGGCCACTGCGCTGGCGTCCTCGGCCCGTGCCGGCGCAGGAAATCTGGCCAACCAGCCGCCGAACGTGCCGGAATGGACGCGCACCCTCGGCGAGGGCGTGGCCGTGCGCCCCTATGGCAAGCCGTCGAAGTTCGAAAAGGATGTCATTCGCCGGGACGTCGAGTGGCTCACCGCGTCACGCGAATCCTCCGTCAGCTTCACGCCGCTGCATGAGCTCGAAGGTATCATCACGCCGAACGGGCTGTGCTTCGAGCGCCATCATGGCGGTGTCGCCGACGTCGATCCTGCCGATCACCGGCTGATGATCCATGGTCTGGTCGAGCGGCCCTTGACGCTGTCGCTCGACGAGCTCAAGCGCTATCCGCGCGTCAACCGCATCCACTTCATGGAATGCGCGGCCAATTCCGGCATGGAGTGGCGCGGCGCCCAGCTCAACGGCTGCCAGTTCACGCATGGCATGATCCACTGCGTGCAATACACCGGCGTCTCGCTGCGCACGCTGCTCGAGGAGGCCGGCGTCAAGACCAACGGCAAATGGTTGTTGGTGGAGGGCGCCGATTCCGCGTCGATGGATCGCAGCCTGCCGATCGAGAAGGCGCTCGACGACTGCATCATCGCCTACAAGATGAATGGCGAGGCGCTGTATCCCGAGCAGGGCTATCCGATGCGGCTGGTCGTGCCGGGCTGGCAGGGCAATCTCTGGGTCAAGTGGCTGCGCCGCATCAAGGTCGGCGACCAGCCCTGGCACACCCGCGAGGAGACCTCGAAGTACACCGACCTGCTGCCGAACGGCAAGGCGCGGCGCTTCACCTGGTCCATGGATGCGAAGTCCGTGATCACGAGCCCGAGCCCGCAGGCGCCGATCAAGCATGGCAAGGGTTTCACGATCGTCTCGGGCCTCGCGTGGTCGGGCAGCGGCAAGGTCAGGCGCGTCGACGTCTCGCTCGATGGCGGTCGCAACTGGTGGCCAGCGCGGATCGACGGCCCGGTGCTGGATAAGGCGCTGACCCGCTTCTACTACGAATTCGACTGGAATGGCGAGCCGCTGCTGCTGCAGTCGCGGGTGCAGGACGAGACCGGCTATGTCCAGCCGTCCAAGGCCGAGCTGCGCAAGGTCCGCGGCTACAACTCCATCTATCACAACAATGGCATCCAGACCTGGCACGTGCAGGCAAACGGTGAGGTCGAGAATGTCGAGGTCGCCTAA
- a CDS encoding c-type cytochrome, translated as MASRPGTCRQTVRSRMSRSPKLIIAVALASLAGSAALAGGSSEKPEAKPVQRFNIGRAPTTEEIRGWDIDVRPDGQGLPVGKGTVAQGEKLFMDNCASCHGEFGEGAGRWPVLAGGKGSLTSDNPVKTVGSYWPYASTLFDYVRHAMPFGSPQSLKVDEYYALVAYVLYLNDIVTDQNFELSNGNLATIKMPNEAGFIMDDRATSEKAFWQKEPCMKNCIAPVKITGHATAVDVTPEEGKDGKPRGVE; from the coding sequence ATGGCATCCAGACCTGGCACGTGCAGGCAAACGGTGAGGTCGAGAATGTCGAGGTCGCCTAAGCTCATCATCGCTGTCGCGCTGGCCTCGCTTGCGGGCTCGGCGGCGCTCGCTGGTGGTTCGAGCGAAAAGCCCGAGGCCAAGCCGGTGCAGAGGTTCAATATCGGACGTGCGCCGACGACTGAGGAAATCCGCGGCTGGGACATTGACGTGCGTCCGGACGGGCAGGGCCTGCCGGTCGGCAAGGGCACCGTCGCCCAGGGCGAGAAGCTGTTCATGGACAATTGCGCGAGCTGCCACGGCGAGTTCGGTGAGGGCGCCGGCCGCTGGCCGGTGCTTGCCGGCGGCAAGGGCTCGCTGACATCAGACAATCCGGTCAAGACGGTCGGCTCGTACTGGCCTTACGCCTCGACACTGTTCGACTATGTCCGGCACGCGATGCCGTTCGGCAGTCCGCAGTCGCTGAAGGTTGACGAGTACTATGCGCTGGTCGCCTATGTGCTCTATCTCAACGACATCGTGACCGATCAGAATTTCGAGTTGAGCAACGGCAATCTCGCCACGATCAAGATGCCGAACGAGGCTGGTTTCATCATGGACGACCGGGCCACGAGCGAGAAGGCGTTCTGGCAGAAGGAGCCGTGCATGAAGAACTGCATCGCGCCGGTCAAGATCACGGGACATGCGACCGCGGTCGATGTCACTCCGGAGGAGGGTAAGGACGGGAAGCCTCGAGGGGTCGAGTGA
- a CDS encoding alpha/beta hydrolase, which produces MRWWLALLISFVATVALAAEEPREVVIGGRVALGTLRLSARSGPDVPLVLMTHGTLAHKDMETIQGLSKALAERGIASLAHNLVLGLDRRTGMYDCANDHDYAPDDAIAEIAAWVTEARKTSSRVFVLGHSRGANQVARYLASTPKAAVEGAILLAPATAGIEASLRAAYAESYGQPLAPLLDKAEAAISAGRGGEWMSVPGFIYCRDAKVTARALAAFYRADRRQDTAALIAEVSIPVLVLAASQDKTVPDVAASFAPLASRAGGRVRLETIDDADHFFRDLAAEDAADRIAGFIAATR; this is translated from the coding sequence ATGCGGTGGTGGCTCGCTCTCTTGATCTCGTTCGTCGCAACGGTCGCCCTTGCCGCGGAGGAGCCGCGCGAGGTCGTTATCGGCGGCCGCGTCGCGCTCGGCACCTTGCGGCTGTCGGCGCGATCGGGGCCGGATGTGCCGCTGGTGCTGATGACCCACGGCACGCTCGCGCACAAGGACATGGAGACCATCCAGGGCTTGTCCAAGGCCTTGGCCGAGCGCGGCATCGCCTCGCTCGCGCACAACCTCGTGCTCGGCCTCGATCGCCGCACCGGCATGTACGATTGCGCCAACGATCACGACTACGCACCGGACGACGCGATCGCGGAGATCGCGGCCTGGGTGACCGAGGCGCGCAAGACGTCGTCGCGCGTCTTCGTGCTCGGACATTCGCGTGGCGCCAACCAGGTTGCGCGCTATCTGGCATCGACTCCAAAAGCCGCGGTCGAGGGCGCGATCCTGCTGGCGCCGGCCACCGCAGGCATCGAGGCCAGCCTGAGAGCGGCTTATGCCGAGAGCTACGGCCAGCCGCTGGCGCCGCTGCTCGACAAGGCAGAAGCCGCGATCTCCGCCGGGCGCGGCGGCGAATGGATGTCCGTGCCGGGCTTCATCTATTGCCGCGATGCCAAGGTGACGGCGCGCGCCCTCGCCGCGTTCTATCGCGCCGACCGGCGTCAGGACACAGCGGCCTTGATTGCCGAAGTGAGTATTCCGGTCCTGGTGCTTGCAGCCTCGCAAGACAAGACGGTGCCCGATGTGGCCGCATCGTTCGCGCCGCTGGCGTCACGCGCCGGCGGCCGGGTCCGGCTGGAGACGATCGACGATGCGGATCACTTCTTCCGCGATCTCGCGGCCGAGGATGCCGCCGATCGCATCGCAGGTTTCATTGCTGCAACGCGTTAG
- a CDS encoding DsrE family protein produces the protein MERRSLMQAGFAGLFGMLGIASARAATESPRQRVAYHLADQDRALFVLGNIQNHVDGTGGPGRADIRLVIHGPGLRAFHAISADQTISALAERLIKAGVGFDACANTMKAQGVKLDDLLPGFAVAEKGGVVRLAELQQSGYAYLRP, from the coding sequence ATGGAACGACGATCTTTGATGCAAGCCGGGTTCGCCGGCCTGTTCGGAATGCTCGGCATCGCCAGCGCACGCGCGGCGACGGAGTCGCCCCGGCAGCGGGTCGCCTATCATCTCGCCGATCAGGATCGCGCCTTGTTCGTTCTCGGCAACATCCAGAATCACGTCGATGGCACCGGAGGACCGGGGCGCGCGGACATCCGCCTTGTGATTCATGGTCCGGGGCTGCGCGCCTTTCATGCGATCTCGGCCGATCAGACCATCTCCGCGCTTGCCGAACGCCTGATCAAAGCGGGTGTCGGTTTCGACGCGTGTGCCAACACCATGAAAGCGCAAGGCGTGAAGCTCGACGATCTGCTGCCCGGCTTTGCAGTGGCGGAGAAGGGCGGGGTGGTGCGTCTCGCTGAGCTGCAGCAGAGCGGATACGCCTATCTGCGTCCGTGA